AAACCTGTATTTGTAAAAATTGCTGCTGTGCACAATGTTGCCCCTATAGCTGTCGGTGTGATTAGAGCTGGAGCAGATGCTGTTGTTCTGGATGGCTTCAGAGGCGGTACAGGAGCAGCACCACAGGTACACAGAGACCACCATGGAATACCTCTGGAGGTAGCTATTGCAAGTGTTGACAGAAGGCTCAGAGAAGAGGGAATAAGACACTGGGGCAGTATTATAGCAAGTGGTGGAATAAGGTGCAGTGCAGACGTTGCAAAAGCAATAGCTCTGGGCGCAGATGCTATTTATATTGGTACTGGCGCGCTGGTTGCCATGGGATGCACAGTGTGCAAGAAGTGTTATACAGGCAAGTGCCCCTGGGGAATTGCAACACAGATTCCTGAGCTGAGAAAGCGCCTGAACCCTGACGAAGGAGCAAAAAGAGCAGCTAACCTTCTTGAAGCCTGGAGTCATGAACTTAAAGAGATTCTCGGGGCACTGGGTTTGAATTCTATTGAGAGCCTCAGAGGAAACAGAGACAGGCTGAGAGGTGTGGGTCTGAATGAGATTGACCTTGAAATTCTCGGTGTTAGACCAGCAGGGTGGTAGAAATGCTTCAGGAGTTTAAGAAGATAATCAGGGAAGAGGAAGACTTTGTTGTAATAGATGCCAGGGGGATATATTATAGAGAGCTCAATGAGCTTATAAATGAGCTTATTCGCAATGGTGCAAAAAAGTTCAGGCTTCTCAATGTAAACGGTCAGAGGTTTATTGCCGATGGTCTGAGAGGGGATTATTATATTGAGATTTACGGCACTGCCGGTGACGACCTTGGAGTCTTTGCCAATGGCCCAACTATGGTTATTCATGGAAATGTACAGGATGGTGCAGGGAATACAATGAACGAGGGTAAAATTATAGTGCATGGTTCGGGCACCGATATTATAGGCCACAGCATGCGCGGAGGTAAGATTTTTGTGAAAGGCGAGGTAGGCTACCGTGTTGGTATTCACATGAAGGAGTATAAGGAGCAG
This region of archaeon BMS3Bbin15 genomic DNA includes:
- the gltS gene encoding ferredoxin-dependent glutamate synthase 2 translates to MLQEFKKIIREEEDFVVIDARGIYYRELNELINELIRNGAKKFRLLNVNGQRFIADGLRGDYYIEIYGTAGDDLGVFANGPTMVIHGNVQDGAGNTMNEGKIIVHGSGTDIIGHSMRGGKIFVKGEVGYRVGIHMKEYKEQIPVIVVGATAGDFLGEYMAGGRIIILGLEKRPEIEDIVGDWIGTGIHGGAIYIRGGVTKDKLGYSANIKEIDENDRKIIEENVREFCSYFGLDAAEILKSEFTKIAPISHNPFAAMYSDSGDSK